ACTGGAGGGCCTGGACGTGGCGCCTTCCGAGCGCGGCATGGAGTTTCGCCTACGGCTACGGCCGATCGACGTTCTTGATATCCGTACGGCACTGGAACCGTGGATCCATCGCGAAGCGACCGAGAGCCGCCAAGGCGCGATCGAGTTGAAGCCTAGGGACGCCGTGCAGCTGGCGGTGGCCCTAGGACACGCGCGGGACGCTGGGGCGGAGCTCGAACTGCGCCACGCGATCGACGGCTCGCTATTGGTCGCGCGCTGGCCCCAACGGGGCTAGCTCCTCACGCGGCCTCGCCGCTAGCGAGGCGCTCAGTCGCGCCCGCGACGTTCTTCTGCGTCCACCAAGAGGCGGTCGAGTTCCTTACGCCGCAGCGGCTTGGTCACGAAGTCATTGCATCCAGCTTCCAGCGCCGCCGCCCGATCGGACTCCCGAGACTGACCGGTAACAGCGACCAGCGTGGCGCGTGTAACGCCGCTCGCGCGGAGCTTGCGGGCGAGCTCGAGTCCGCTGAAATCCGGTAGTCCGAAGTCGAGCAACACGAGGTCAGGCGCTTGGGTCTGGGCGGCTTCCAGCGCTGCTGTTGCGGTCTGCGCGCTGCGCACGTGGTGTCCCCTGCGCCGAATCAACAGCGCCATCATCTCCAGCGTGTCAGCGCTATCGTCTACAATCAGCACGTCAAGCATCCGCTGCGAGGTTAGCACGAAGTCGTTCATAGCAAAACCCCTATCAATTCCACATAGAAATTCGAAACAAGAGTTCCCGCCGAGCGCGGCGACGGCATCGTCGCCGGCTTGACCTACACGTTGGTCCTGTCGTCGGCGGACAAGCGCTGCAGGTCGACGTCTTCGGGCCGCACCGCGTGGAGTTCCGTCAGCGAAGCCCGGGGCCAAACGAAGTAAAAAGCAGCGCCCTGACCAAACTCGGATTCGACCCACACGCGACCGCCGCGCTCTTCGACGATCTTCTTCACGACAGCCAGCCCGATGCCGCTCCCCTCGACTTCGTCGCGGCTCTTGAGTCGCTCGAAGAAGCCGAAAATACGCTCGTGAAAGCGCTCCTCGATGCCCGGACCGTTGTCTGCGATGCGGAACTTCCAGCCCTCGGGCACCCGCTCCGCGCTCACGGCGACTTGGCATTGCTCCGGGTTGCCATGCTTGATGGCGTTGCCGACCAAGTTCAGCAGCACCTGCTGAAGCGGAACGCGCTCGGTGTGCAGGGAGGGCAACTCGGTGGTCGCCTTCACCTCGACATAGGCTTCGGGACTCAGTAGGTCGACCACCTCATCCAGGAGGGCCTTGACCGGCACGTCTTCCGGCGGCGTGCGTCGCCCCGCCCGAGAGTAGGTGAGGATCCCCTCGATCAACGACTCCATGCGCGAGACGCGTTGGTGGAGCAGCGCGAGGTTTTCACGGGTCTCGTCATCCAACGAGTCCTCAAGATCTTCTTCGATGAACGAGGCGAGGCTCGCGATGCCTCTGAGTGGCGCCTTCAAGTCGTGAGAGGTCACGTACGCGAATTGATCGAGATCGCGATTCGCGCGACCGAGGCTCTGGATCAAGCGTTCGCGGTGGCGGCCCTGCTCCGCGAGCTCGTCGGTTAGCTGATGCTGTTGTCTCAGGCGCTCGGCGAGCTCCGCTTCGTTGTTGCGGAGTTGATCCGCTTGGTCGCTGAGCAGCGCGGCCTGCTCACGCAGCGTGCGAGCTTGCTCGGCGCTCTCCGCCAAGTCGCGTCGCAGCACCAGCTGTGCGAGGAACGCAATCACGAACGCAATCAGTGCTCCGCCTCCGACAACGAGTTGGTTGCGTTGATAGGCTTCTCGCTCGGCGGTTAGCGCCGCTTCGCGCCGCTCCGACTCGCGGCTAGTGAGGCGAGCCAGCGCCGCGCGCACCAGGTCCATGGTGCGCTTTCCAGCGTCCTGCTTGACGAACTCGCCGGCACGCTGCTGCCCCGCAGAGTCGAATAGCTTTACCGTGTACGCGAGTTCGTCGAGGCGGGCATCGACCTGCTTCTCCAGTTCCTTCAACTCGGCAGCAGGCAGGTTCAGTTCTCGCACCTCTTTGCGCACTGCGCTGAGACGCCGGAGCGCGGCGCTGTATGGCTCCAGGTACTCCTTTTCCCCGGTGATCAAGTAGCCACGTTGCCCCGTTTCCGCGTCGAGCAACACCTGCAATAGGTTGTCCAGAGCCTGTAGGCGTTCGTGCGACTCTTGCACGATGAGTGAGCGCTCGCGGGCGTTCGACATGTTGATGGCGGTCACCCCACCAACCACCAAGACAACGACACTCGCTGCTACGGCCAGATTCGCACGCAGTCGCTTCACGCCACGCTCCATGAAGCTTGCTGTGGCGCGCGCGATCGCATGCTGGCCCGTTGGTTAGTCGATGCGGTCCGAACCGTGAGCCGCTTCCACCAGCGGCGCTTCGGGTGGCACGGCGGTCCTACCGCGACCCATCCAGCGCAACAAGTCAGAGTCGACAGCGGCATTCTGACACGCGCAAGAGACTCGCTCGCGAGGCTTGCGCGAACGCGTCCGAGTCCTTCATGCTTGGAACAACAAGCGCGACGCTCGCGCTGGACGAAGCCATCTACACGTCTCACGCGTTTCCGTTGAGACGGAGCCAGTCTGTGACATTCGGTATGACCAGCATCAATCGCGAAGACCCCGCCTATCACATCCTGCTCGTCGAGGACGACGCGGTGGACGTGAAGACGGTGCAGCGGGCCTTCAAAGAGAACAACATCTCGAACCCCTTGGCAGTCGCCACGAATGGCGAAGAAGCCCTGGAGATGCTGCAGAACGGCAGCGTCAACCCGTCGAGACTGCTGGTACTGCTGGACATCAACATGCCGCGCATGAACGGCATCGAGTTCCTTCGCCATATCCGTGCGGATGAAAACCTCAGACACCTGTCGGTCGTCGTCCTGACTACTTCCAACGACGATCGCGATCGCATTGAGGCCTACCGCTTGAACGTCGCCGGCTACATCCTGAAGCCGGTCACCTTCAATCGCTTCGTCAAAGCCATGGCCGCTCTGAACAAGTACTGGACGCTCGTCGAACTGCCCTGACCGAAACGGATGCCGTGGGCAGCAGGCGCTTCTGGCGTTCCGTCGCCGCACGCTAGGCATCCAAGCCTCGCTGAGCCATATCCGCGCGGCGCAGCGTGAACGAGAACCGCGACCCCTCACCGGGCTTCGAATCCACACGGATATCGCTCTGGTGTGCAAGCAAGACACCCCGCACGATTGCGAGGCCCAACCCCGAACCGGCGGACTTGCGATCGGCGCGCCAAAAGCGCTCGAACAGCAGCGGTTGATGTTCGCTGGAGATCCCGGGGCCCGAATCCTGAACGGCAAACGACACGCCATCCGGCACGACGTCGACCATGAGCCTCACGGAGCCGGCTTGAGTGAACTTCAATGCGTTGCCCAAGAGGTTACTCAGCACCTGAACCAGGCGATGGCGATCCGCCTCAACGGCGGGCAACTCGGCGGCGCGCTCGATCCTGAAATCGAGCCCCTTGGCGTCGGCCAATGGTTCGTGGATCTGCAGGATCTCCTCGATCACGCCGTCTAGCTCGCACGCCTCCGGGTTCACCGAGAAGCGCCCGCTGGCCATCGTTTCCGCGTCAAGCAGGTCCTGAATCAGGCGATTCATGCGCGAGATCGAGCGCTGCACGATCTCGCCGTAGTCTTCTGCGTCCTCGGACTCGCTCTCCTCCACCAAGTTGTCTGTCGCGAGTGCCAAGGCATTCAGCGGACTCCTCAAGTCGTGACTCACCACGGCTAGGGTCTCATCGCGAATGCGTACCGACTCTTCCAAGCGCCACACGAGGAGCGCGTTATCCAGCGCCAAGCCGACACGTTGTACGAAGTCGCGTGCGAGGCTCAACTCGTCCCGACGCCAGGGCACGGGCGACTCCAGGAGCAGCAAGCCAACGGAGAAGCGCGTCGTGAGCGGCAGCCACGCGGTGTACCTCACCCCCCACTCGGCCAGATCCGGCACCGCCTCGCTCGTATTGCCCGGTGGAATGACCAGTAACTCGCCCTTGCGCACGAGCGTCGCGATCGCCTCACCCCGGGTGGCGTCAGCGCCGTACAAGCGCTGTGCGAGCTCCGCGAGCTTTCCGTCACCGGGCTCCACGGCGTAGCTCCAGCCGCCCCCTTGGGGAGCGACGCCGAGAATGCAGCCGCGCGCCAGGCGCGGCACGGCGGCCCGCACCGCTGTCTCCAGGGTCCGGCGAAAGTCCAAGCCCCGCGCAAGATCGTTACCAACCGAGAGCAAGAACTCGAGGCGCTCCTCGTTGCGCCGCCGGTCAGTGATGTCGGTGAGCGTCAGCACGAGACCCGTGGGAGTCTGACGATCCGCCCCCATCATCAAGCTCACCCGCTCTTGTACGGTGATGCGCTCTCCTTCACGAGTACGCAAGACGAGCTCGGTCGGGCTTCCCAGCAGCCTGCGCGTCAGCGCGCTATCCATACGGTCGCGCTGCGCCGGTCGATCCTGATCTTCAACGTTCAGCACCGACCAGAGCTGCTTGCCAAGGCACTCCTCCGCTTCGAGCTGACAGTACCGCGCGGCAGCGGGATTGAGGTAAGTGACGTTGCCCGCACCATCCGTCGTGATGACGCCGTCGGCGACGCTTCGCAGGGTCGTTGCCAAGGACTCCCGGCTCGTCCGCAACGCGTCCTCGGCGCGCCGCGCCTTTTGCTCGCTGCGAAACACCCGCACTGCGTTGCGCAGCGCCGCCTCGATCCGATCGGGACTCGCGGTCTTGGTCAGGTAGTCCGCTGCTCCGCCCTTGAGCAGCTCCACCGCCAGCTCCTCGTGGCCCTGCCCCGTGAGCACGACAATGGGGCGGTCCACACCCGCCTGCTTCAAGCGACCAAGCACCTCGAGCGCATCACCGTCGGGCAAGCGATTGTCGAGCAAGATGCAGTCGATGGTCGGATCTGCAGCGCGCTCCAGCGCTTGCTCAGCAGTCTCCGCTTCGACCAGGTCGTAGTCCCGCTCACCACGGGTCAGGGCACGGCGAATGGACAGGCGATCGACTTCGTCATCGTCGATCACCAAAACGCGCAAGCTGCGACGTACTCGAGATGCAGTCATGTCGGATGGGAGTGGAGCCGTGGCACCTTCGCTTGGCACGTGGCCCCGACAGCAATTCCGATGCCAGTATCGGTGCGGGAGCAAGCCGCCCGCTACCAAGAGATGCGGCACTCCCACCCGAACCCCACTGGAGCGCAGAAACTAGGCGTGAAAAACCCGCTTCGCCTGGCTAGGGCTGAAGCGGGCTGGATTGTGGAACTCCGAGGGTGCCGCGGCACTATGCCCCGGGAGGGGCAGTCTGCGACTCGCGGTCAAAGGACTCCAAGGGAGGAGCGAAGGTCACGGTCGAGCGAATGTCGACAACGCCGGGGATACCGCTCAGCTGGTCTTCCAGCAGCTGTAGCGACCCCGAGTCGGGTTCGTCTCCCGTCAAGCTGACGACTCCATCGAACACATCGAGTCGCACCCGTGCGCATGCGCAGCCGGCGAGTACCGCTTGCGCGTCCTTGAGCACGTCGGTGTCGTCCCGGCGTGGTTCGATCTCCAACGCCGACGTCACGACGCTTCGAACGTCGTTGTGCTGCAGGAGTTCACGCTTCAGCAAGTGAGCGTGGCGCAGCGTGGGTACGCTGCCCGAGAGCACGACGGTGCTTGATGCGTAGCTGGCGGCAACACCCGGAAGCCCTTCCGCGCGGCACCACACATCCACCTGGTTCTGAACGAGTTCACTGGTCAGCATGCTTGTACCTCCCGACTGGCACCGGTGTTGGGAGCCCAGCGCTCTGAGGCACGACGATCACCGGACATTTCACGCTCCGCAGAACCGACTCGCTGACACTGCCAAGGACCAGGCGTTCCACACCGCTGCGCCCGTGGGTGCCAACGACCAAGAGCTCGGCTCCTAGCTTCTCGGACAGATCAACGATCGTCTTGACGATCTCACCGTCCACGACTTCGCACGTAACAGGGCTCCGGCAGCCTTGCACCAGGGTCTCCAAGGCTTGCCGCGCCTCCTCCCGCTGCTGCTCGTAGAGCCTCGGCTGCATCG
This Polyangiaceae bacterium DNA region includes the following protein-coding sequences:
- a CDS encoding response regulator; amino-acid sequence: MNDFVLTSQRMLDVLIVDDSADTLEMMALLIRRRGHHVRSAQTATAALEAAQTQAPDLVLLDFGLPDFSGLELARKLRASGVTRATLVAVTGQSRESDRAAALEAGCNDFVTKPLRRKELDRLLVDAEERRGRD
- a CDS encoding CHASE3 domain-containing protein → MKRLRANLAVAASVVVLVVGGVTAINMSNARERSLIVQESHERLQALDNLLQVLLDAETGQRGYLITGEKEYLEPYSAALRRLSAVRKEVRELNLPAAELKELEKQVDARLDELAYTVKLFDSAGQQRAGEFVKQDAGKRTMDLVRAALARLTSRESERREAALTAEREAYQRNQLVVGGGALIAFVIAFLAQLVLRRDLAESAEQARTLREQAALLSDQADQLRNNEAELAERLRQQHQLTDELAEQGRHRERLIQSLGRANRDLDQFAYVTSHDLKAPLRGIASLASFIEEDLEDSLDDETRENLALLHQRVSRMESLIEGILTYSRAGRRTPPEDVPVKALLDEVVDLLSPEAYVEVKATTELPSLHTERVPLQQVLLNLVGNAIKHGNPEQCQVAVSAERVPEGWKFRIADNGPGIEERFHERIFGFFERLKSRDEVEGSGIGLAVVKKIVEERGGRVWVESEFGQGAAFYFVWPRASLTELHAVRPEDVDLQRLSADDRTNV
- a CDS encoding response regulator, which encodes MTSINREDPAYHILLVEDDAVDVKTVQRAFKENNISNPLAVATNGEEALEMLQNGSVNPSRLLVLLDINMPRMNGIEFLRHIRADENLRHLSVVVLTTSNDDRDRIEAYRLNVAGYILKPVTFNRFVKAMAALNKYWTLVELP
- a CDS encoding response regulator, with the protein product MTASRVRRSLRVLVIDDDEVDRLSIRRALTRGERDYDLVEAETAEQALERAADPTIDCILLDNRLPDGDALEVLGRLKQAGVDRPIVVLTGQGHEELAVELLKGGAADYLTKTASPDRIEAALRNAVRVFRSEQKARRAEDALRTSRESLATTLRSVADGVITTDGAGNVTYLNPAAARYCQLEAEECLGKQLWSVLNVEDQDRPAQRDRMDSALTRRLLGSPTELVLRTREGERITVQERVSLMMGADRQTPTGLVLTLTDITDRRRNEERLEFLLSVGNDLARGLDFRRTLETAVRAAVPRLARGCILGVAPQGGGWSYAVEPGDGKLAELAQRLYGADATRGEAIATLVRKGELLVIPPGNTSEAVPDLAEWGVRYTAWLPLTTRFSVGLLLLESPVPWRRDELSLARDFVQRVGLALDNALLVWRLEESVRIRDETLAVVSHDLRSPLNALALATDNLVEESESEDAEDYGEIVQRSISRMNRLIQDLLDAETMASGRFSVNPEACELDGVIEEILQIHEPLADAKGLDFRIERAAELPAVEADRHRLVQVLSNLLGNALKFTQAGSVRLMVDVVPDGVSFAVQDSGPGISSEHQPLLFERFWRADRKSAGSGLGLAIVRGVLLAHQSDIRVDSKPGEGSRFSFTLRRADMAQRGLDA
- a CDS encoding BON domain-containing protein; translated protein: MLTSELVQNQVDVWCRAEGLPGVAASYASSTVVLSGSVPTLRHAHLLKRELLQHNDVRSVVTSALEIEPRRDDTDVLKDAQAVLAGCACARVRLDVFDGVVSLTGDEPDSGSLQLLEDQLSGIPGVVDIRSTVTFAPPLESFDRESQTAPPGA
- a CDS encoding universal stress protein is translated as MTQSDTSAPTGGGQLFLVPVDFAECSRRALLWADERALGSSARLHVVHVMPPLTAVPTLQPGMLPAMQPRLYEQQREEARQALETLVQGCRSPVTCEVVDGEIVKTIVDLSEKLGAELLVVGTHGRSGVERLVLGSVSESVLRSVKCPVIVVPQSAGLPTPVPVGRYKHADQ